The proteins below are encoded in one region of Helianthus annuus cultivar XRQ/B chromosome 2, HanXRQr2.0-SUNRISE, whole genome shotgun sequence:
- the LOC110927189 gene encoding uncharacterized protein LOC110927189, with translation MAAAHVSRSMFKIGFILLFFVLFLDLALLSCARQQPASRQKLQVHKHLKRLNKKPVKSIESPDGDIIDCVHISHQPAFDHPFLKDHKIQMRPNYHPEGLYDETKMNTESKQRENSIHQLWQVNGMCPEDTIPIRRTKEEDVLRASSVKMHGRKKHKSIAVPRSVPKSDNESGRSQALT, from the exons ATGGCAGCTGCGCACGTTAGCAGAAGCATGTTCAAAATAGGGTTTATTCTACTCTTCTTTGTCTTGTTTCTGGATCTGGCCTTGCTATCTTGCGCCAGGCAACAACCAGCTTCAAGACAGAAGCTTCAAGTTCATAAACACTTGAAACGCCTCAACAAAAAACCAGTTAAATCCATTGAG AGCCCAGATGGGGATATTATTGATTGTGTACACATCTCTCACCAGCCAGCTTTTGATCATCCATTTCTCAAAGATCATAAAATACAG ATGAGGCCTAACTATCACCCTGAGGGGCTGTATGATGAGACCAAGATGAACACAGAGTCAAAACAAAGAGAAAACAGCATCCACCAACTGTGGCAGGTGAATGGCATGTGCCCTGAAGACACCATACCAATAAGAAGAACAAAAGAAGAAGATGTTTTGAGAGCAAGTTCTGTTAAAATGCATGGAAGAAAGAAGCATAAAAGCATTGCTGTGCCTAGAAGTGTCCCTAAATCAG ATAATGAAAGTGGTCGGTCACAAGCCTTGACTTGA